A genomic window from Actinomycetota bacterium includes:
- a CDS encoding helix-turn-helix domain-containing protein, which translates to MNEALWTVREIAAFLGVPAKTIYTWRCQGIGPPGFRVGKHVRFRPSEVERWLEEHRDEERQYVSGPRGRWGASPNAGA; encoded by the coding sequence GTGAACGAAGCGCTTTGGACCGTTCGAGAGATTGCCGCTTTCCTCGGAGTGCCCGCGAAGACCATCTACACGTGGCGCTGCCAGGGAATCGGTCCTCCCGGCTTCCGGGTCGGCAAGCACGTTCGGTTCCGCCCATCCGAGGTCGAGCGCTGGCTCGAGGAGCACCGCGATGAAGAGCGTCAGTACGTGTCAGGTCCACGTGGAAGATGGGGTGCGAGTCCAAACGCAGGAGCCTGA
- a CDS encoding tyrosine-type recombinase/integrase produces the protein MATVRKRRSKDRKGKPKLAYQVRWMDPAGHRKARTFGIRAQAEAFANTVEMQKIKGEYRDPNLGKKERLGTFYENRWLAFAEQRLSPSTLKLMKDHWRLYVKPAFAKRTLASLTKLDIQTFVESVLREASPYQAESALRLLRSILNAAVDDGLLGRSIALDVKAPRRPNRKVRFLSSEQVAKLVAATPERWRAMILVAAYGGLRFGELNGLRLHCVDFLRRKILVEEAIIDVAGELHIRPPKSGRSRTVSMPVFVMDVLAEHIERWPPGRNGLVFGDEAGEPLPRSGFYKNVWWPSLKRAGIGHLRFHDLRHTSAALAIAAGAHPKTIQMRLGHHSAAFTLDVYGGLFEGLDEDLADRFDETATPPSDVEYEPQQSPMADVIDIRARTPKRGAGDGRTQR, from the coding sequence ATGGCAACAGTTCGAAAGAGACGAAGCAAGGATCGCAAGGGCAAGCCGAAGCTCGCCTACCAGGTTCGCTGGATGGATCCTGCCGGCCATCGCAAGGCGCGTACCTTCGGTATTCGCGCCCAAGCGGAGGCGTTCGCGAACACCGTCGAGATGCAGAAGATCAAAGGCGAGTATCGCGATCCGAACCTCGGCAAGAAGGAGCGTCTCGGAACGTTCTACGAGAATCGGTGGCTCGCCTTCGCCGAGCAACGACTGAGTCCATCGACGCTCAAGCTGATGAAGGACCATTGGCGGCTGTACGTGAAGCCGGCCTTCGCGAAGCGAACGCTCGCGTCGCTTACGAAACTCGACATCCAGACGTTTGTCGAGTCGGTGTTGCGTGAGGCGTCGCCGTACCAAGCGGAGTCAGCGCTGAGACTTCTGCGCAGCATCCTCAACGCCGCCGTGGATGACGGTCTGCTCGGACGATCGATCGCGCTCGATGTCAAAGCTCCCAGGCGGCCGAATCGCAAAGTGCGCTTTCTGTCCTCGGAGCAAGTGGCGAAGCTCGTGGCGGCGACACCCGAACGCTGGCGCGCGATGATCCTCGTTGCGGCGTACGGGGGGCTTCGGTTCGGAGAGCTCAACGGGCTGCGTTTGCACTGCGTCGACTTTCTCCGGCGAAAAATCCTCGTAGAAGAGGCGATTATCGACGTGGCCGGCGAGCTGCACATCCGTCCTCCGAAGAGCGGAAGGTCGCGGACGGTGTCCATGCCGGTGTTCGTCATGGATGTGCTCGCCGAGCACATCGAGCGCTGGCCGCCTGGCCGCAACGGGTTGGTCTTCGGCGATGAAGCCGGCGAGCCACTTCCGCGGTCCGGCTTCTACAAGAACGTGTGGTGGCCATCGCTCAAGCGCGCCGGGATCGGACACCTTCGGTTCCACGACTTGCGTCACACGAGCGCGGCGCTCGCGATCGCGGCCGGCGCGCATCCGAAGACGATCCAGATGCGTCTCGGCCATCACTCCGCCGCGTTCACGCTCGATGTGTACGGAGGACTCTTCGAGGGGCTCGACGAGGATTTGGCTGACCGGTTCGACGAGACGGCGACCCCACCATCGGATGTCGAATACGAACCCCAACAGTCTCCGATGGCGGACGTCATCGATATTCGCGCTCGCACCCCGAAGCGCGGCGCGGGAGACGGGCGGACGCAGCGATGA